One Oncorhynchus kisutch isolate 150728-3 linkage group LG11, Okis_V2, whole genome shotgun sequence genomic region harbors:
- the LOC109899395 gene encoding kelch repeat and BTB domain-containing protein 2 has protein sequence MSDLSERRPVNMDYAVSLLEQLNFFYEQKLLTDVVLLVEENEFPCHKMVLATCSSYFRAMFMSGLSESKQTNVHLKNVDPATLQIIITYAYTGNLAINDSTVEPLYETACFLQVEDVLLQCRDYLVKKIHADNCVRMLSIGDLFSCVELKQSAKRMVEHKFPVVYRQEAFLQLSHELLVDVLCSDNLNVEKEETVREAAMLWLEYNMEARSQYLSSVLSQIRIDALSEVTQRAWFQGLPPNDKSVVVQGLYKSMPKFFKPRLGMTKEEMLIFMEATSEWPSDMGQVMAGPNHTVVCYSPQAEKVYKLSNPPGDLQKVGTLVTPDNDVFIAGGQIPLKNSIANHGKSGGKQQAVFRSVDSFFWFDAQQNAWVPKTPMLCARIKPSLVYCEGYIYAIGGDNVGGELNKRTVERYDCEKDEWAMMSPLPCAWNWTTSVAAHDCIYVMTHDLMYCYFPRADTWVEMAMRKTSRCFASAATFGDLIFYIGGLHVVSNSGVRMPTSTIDGSSVTVEIYDVGKNEWRLAANIPAKRYSDPCVRAVVLLGALCIFMRETHMNERAKYAIYQYDLELDRWYLKQPVSERVLWDLGKDFRCAVGKLYPSCLEESPWKPPTYLFSPDGAEEFEVDGEMVSLPHI, from the exons gGCAATGTTTATGAGTGGTCTGTCTGAGAGTAAACAGACTAATGTTCACCTGAAGAACGTGGACCCTGCCACTCTCCAGATCATCATCACCTACGCCTATACAGGCAATCTGGCTATCAATGACAGCACCGTGGAGCCACTCTATGAGACCGCCTGCTTCCTACAG GTAGAGGATGTGCTACTGCAGTGCAGGGACTACCTGGTGAAGAAGATCCATGCAGACAACTGTGTCCGGATGCTGAGCATCGGGGATCTGTTCTCCTGTGTGGAGCTGAAGCAGAGCGCCAAGCGCATGGTGGAACACAAGTTCCCCGTGGTCTACCGTCAGGAGGCCTTCCTACAGCTGTCCCATGAGTTGCTGGTCGACGTGCTGTGCTCAGACAACCTCAACGTAGAGAAG GAGGAGACGGTGAGGGAGGCTGCCATGCTGTGGCTGGAGTATAACATGGAGGCTAGGTCCCAGTACCTGTCCTCAGTTCTCAGCCAGATCCGCATCGACGCTCTCTCCGAGGTGACTCAGCGTGCCTGGTTCCAGGGCCTACCGCCTAACGACAAGTCTGTCGTAGTGCAGGGCCTCTACAAGTCCATGCCCAAGTTCTTCAAACCCCGCCTTGGCATGACAAAGGAGGAGATGCTCATCTTCATGGAGGCCACGTCAGAGTGGCCATCTGACATGGGTCAGGTGATGGCGGGCCCCAACCACACGGTGGTGTGTTACAGCCCGCAGGCTGAGAAGGTCTACAAGCTCAGCAATCCACCCGGCGACCTCCAGAAGGTTGGGACGCTCGTCACACCCGACAACGACGTGTTCATTGCCGGCGGGCAAATCCCGCTGAAGAACTCGATCGCCAACCACGGGAAAAGCGGCGGCAAGCAACAGGCAGTGTTCCGCTCAGTGGATAGCTTCTTCTGGTTTGACGCCCAGCAGAATGCCTGGGTGCCTAAGACGCCCATGCTGTGTGCCCGCATCAAGCCCTCTCTGGTCTACTGCGAGGGTTACATCTATGCCATCGGGGGGGACAACGTAGGCGGGGAGCTAAATAAACGTACCGTAGAACGCTATGACTGTGAGAAAGACGAGTGGGCTATGATGAGCCCCCTCCCTTGCGCCTGGAACTGGACCACGTCCGTAGCAGCCCACGACTGTATCTACGTGATGACCCATGACCTCATGTACTGCTACTTCCCTCGCGCTGACACCTGGGTAGAGATGGCCATGAGGAAGACAAGTCGCTGCTTCGCCTCCGCTGCCACCTTCGGTGACCTCATCTTCTACATTGGAGGGCTCCACGTTGTCTCCAACTCGGGCGTCCGCATGCCCACCAGCACCATCGACGGTTCCTCTGTCACCGTGGAGATCTACGACGTCGGCAAGAACGAGTGGCGCCTGGCCGCCAACATCCCTGCCAAGCGCTACTCGGACCCGTGCGTGCGGGCCGTGGTGCTCCTTGGCGCTCTGTGCATCTTCATGCGGGAGACTCACATGAACGAGCGCGCCAAGTACGCCATCTACCAGTACGACCTGGAGCTGGACCGCTGGTACCTCAAGCAGCCCGTGTCTGAGCGCGTGCTCTGGGACCTGGGGAAGGACTTCCGCTGTGCCGTGGGGAAGCTATACCCATCCTGTCTGGAAGAATCCCCGTGGAAACCACCCACCTACCTGTTTTCCCCCGACGGGGCTGAGGAGTTTGAGGTGGACGGGGAGatggtctctctccctcacataTAG